The sequence GCGGTGGTGCACGAGACCGGTCAACGGACCGGCCGCGAGAAGCGGTGCGCGGCCCGTTTTCCCGACGTCGACCTGCTGGTCTTCGGGCACTCGCACATCCCCTGGGACACCGAGGCGCCCGGTGGGCTGCGCCTGCTCAACCCCGGCTCACCCACCGACCGCCGCTCCCAACCCCACGCCACCTACCTCACCGCAGAACTGAACGCCGGCACCCTCGCCAAGGTCCACCTACACCGCCTACCCCGCCCCTGACCCCCGCCCTCTGCCCCCCCGCGCCCCCGCCCCTCACCCCTCACCCCCCGCGATCTTGCACTTGCTGTCGTTGTTTTGCGCCTTGTGCGCCTTTTGTCGCAACAGAAAGTGCAAGATCGCGGGGAGCGGGGAGCGGGGAGCGGGGAGCGGGGAGCGGGGGTGTGGGGAGCGGGGAGCGGGGAGCGGGGGTGTGGGGAGCGGGCGGCGCGGGGAGTTCGGGTTACTGGCCTCGGCCGGTCTCGGCCCGGAGCTCGTCGATGCGCTTGGACGCCTCGGCCTTGGTCAGGTCATCCGGGAGGTCGGCGTGGGCTTCCCGGGCCAGCGTGCCCAGGTAGGACTCCTGGGCGGCGGTCGGCGGCTCGTCGCCGGTGACCCACTCGTCCGGGTCCTTGATCGCGGCGTTCTGGTCGGCCTGCTCGGTGCGGCGGTCCGTCATCATCATCACCCTTTCTTTCGAACAGGTGTGCCAGTACCCCGATTGTTCGTGGTTCATGCCCGAACGCCGCCACCTACGATCATCGGATGACGGTGGACCGGTCGGGTGTGGTGGTGGTCGGGGCGGGCATTGCCGGGGTGGCGTGTGCCGTCGAGTTGACCCGGGCCGGGGTGCCGGTGCAGGTCCGGGAGCGGGGGCACGTCCGCGGTGGCCGGATGGCCAGCAAACGCTTCCAGGGCCGACCCGCGGACATCGGCGCCGCCTACTTCACCGCCACCGACCCCGACTTCGCCGCCCTGGTCGAGCAGTGGCGCGCCGCCGGGCTGGTCCGCGAGTGGACCGACACCTTCCAGGCGTACGACGGGAGCGGGAGCCACGAGGTGCCCGGGCCGATGCGTTTCGCCGCCCCCCGTGGGCTGCGCTCGTTGGTCGAGCACCTGGCCGACGCCGTGCCGGTGACCGTCGACCGGCTGGTGCTCATGGTGGAGCCCGGCCCGGTCGTGGATGGGGAGTCGTGCGCGGCGGTCGCCCTGGCCATGCCGGGCCCGCAGGCCGCCCTGCTGCTCGACCCGGCCCTGACCGACGCCACCCGGGTCGTGCAGGCGCAACGCTGGTCGCCGTCGCTGGCCGCGGTGCTGCGCTTCCCGACCCGGCGCTGGCCGGACTTCCGGGGCGCGTTCGTCAACGAGCACCCGGTCCTCAACCTCGTCTGCGACGACGGCGACCGGCGCGGTGACGGCGCTCCGGTGCTGGTCGCGCACACCGTGCCGGAGTTCGCGGCCGGGCACCTGGCCCAACCCACCGGTGCCGGCCCGGCCATCGAGCAGGCCGTCCGGGATCTGCTCGGGCTGCCCGAGCAGGCCGTCGACGTGCACGTGCACCGCTGGACGTACGCGAAGCCGACCAGCCACGCCGGCGGCGCCACCCACCACCTCGACGCCGACGGGATCGGCCTGGCCGGCGACGCGTTCGGCAAGCCCCGGGTGCAGAGCGCCTGGCGCTCCGGCCGGGACCTG comes from Micromonospora vinacea and encodes:
- a CDS encoding DUF3072 domain-containing protein; the protein is MMTDRRTEQADQNAAIKDPDEWVTGDEPPTAAQESYLGTLAREAHADLPDDLTKAEASKRIDELRAETGRGQ
- a CDS encoding metallophosphoesterase family protein — translated: MRLVLTADTHVPKRARDLPGPLWAAIEAADVVVHAGDWVDEALLDAMTARSRRLIGVYGNNDGPPLRARLPEVARVELDGLRMAVVHETGQRTGREKRCAARFPDVDLLVFGHSHIPWDTEAPGGLRLLNPGSPTDRRSQPHATYLTAELNAGTLAKVHLHRLPRP
- a CDS encoding NAD(P)/FAD-dependent oxidoreductase; the protein is MVVVGAGIAGVACAVELTRAGVPVQVRERGHVRGGRMASKRFQGRPADIGAAYFTATDPDFAALVEQWRAAGLVREWTDTFQAYDGSGSHEVPGPMRFAAPRGLRSLVEHLADAVPVTVDRLVLMVEPGPVVDGESCAAVALAMPGPQAALLLDPALTDATRVVQAQRWSPSLAAVLRFPTRRWPDFRGAFVNEHPVLNLVCDDGDRRGDGAPVLVAHTVPEFAAGHLAQPTGAGPAIEQAVRDLLGLPEQAVDVHVHRWTYAKPTSHAGGATHHLDADGIGLAGDAFGKPRVQSAWRSGRDLGRALADRLA